A stretch of DNA from Promicromonospora sukumoe:
CGGGTCCTCGCTGCGGCGCAGGCGGGCCTTGATGCGGGCCACGAGCTCCTTGGGCTTGAACGGCTTGGAGACGTAGTCGTCCGCGCCGGACTCGAGGCCCACCACCACGTCGAGCGTGTCCGACTTGGCCGTCAGCATGATGATCGGCACACCGGACTCGGCGCGGATCTCGCGGCAGACCTGGACGCCGTCCTTGCCGGGCAGCATGAGGTCGAGCAGCACGAGGTCGGGCTGATGGGTCCGGAACATGCCCAGCGCGGAGTCCCCGTCGGCGCAGAAGATCGCCTCGATGCCCTCGCCCTTGAGGACGATGCCGATCATCTCCGCCAGTGCTGTGTCGTCGTCGACGACAAGAACTCGTACCTTCATGCCCTCCAGTGTGCCAGCCTGGTCCAGCAAACCTGTCCTCGTGCCCCTCGACCTGGCGTGTTCCGCCCAGGTTCACCCGGTGGGGGTATCCCTCCGGCCGCGGGTGGACCGCCCCCGGACAGGGGGG
This window harbors:
- the mtrA gene encoding MtrAB system response regulator MtrA, with the translated sequence MKVRVLVVDDDTALAEMIGIVLKGEGIEAIFCADGDSALGMFRTHQPDLVLLDLMLPGKDGVQVCREIRAESGVPIIMLTAKSDTLDVVVGLESGADDYVSKPFKPKELVARIKARLRRSEDPGPERLVVGDVEIDVTGHTVTRDGERIALTPLEFDLLVALARKPWQVFTREVLLERVWGYRHSADTRLVNVHVQRLRSKIERDPENPEIVLTVRGVGYKAGATR